The following coding sequences lie in one Mycoplasma tauri genomic window:
- a CDS encoding MAG3090 family protein, with amino-acid sequence MKKVVICYNSQSKFPWILKHPKKDSIIAEFKSQLDAFNWYISFKIETLILFTNKKNELIGQIAYFKDKDRNNRFIFIAQSYGFENGVDYTSICSDFGIDPLKFSKLKTDAEIEKINKDLIFIFHANPMSYFEPKYEIKKRTKDEYLNNEAKDKIFQIQNSGLANTDKYTRVEVARTLNNKYDSGSVNLINVSSIVSNDKKVKEINDPIKQENIYQNKNSTQTAIREETNKEKNGEITKDETVFSKPSNDENSLLNTLDENETQNTDSIVNAQVSNDSFVMANSQSVEITNTKKNKKTKKRPVTVALITIFLIIIILGLTALTCFLLHYFNVVDFNPILEKMKLK; translated from the coding sequence ATGAAAAAAGTAGTTATATGTTATAACAGTCAATCAAAGTTCCCGTGAATATTGAAACATCCAAAAAAAGATTCCATAATAGCAGAATTTAAGTCACAATTAGATGCATTTAATTGATATATAAGTTTTAAAATTGAAACATTAATACTTTTCACAAATAAAAAAAATGAATTAATAGGCCAAATCGCTTATTTTAAAGATAAGGATAGAAATAATAGATTTATTTTTATAGCTCAATCATATGGATTTGAAAATGGAGTTGACTATACATCTATTTGTTCAGATTTCGGTATTGATCCATTAAAATTTTCAAAACTTAAAACAGATGCTGAAATTGAAAAAATTAATAAAGATTTAATTTTTATTTTTCATGCTAATCCAATGTCATATTTTGAACCAAAATATGAGATAAAAAAGAGAACAAAAGATGAATATTTAAATAATGAGGCAAAAGATAAAATATTTCAAATACAAAATAGTGGTCTAGCTAATACAGATAAATACACTAGAGTTGAAGTTGCTAGAACACTGAATAACAAATATGACAGCGGATCGGTAAATCTTATAAATGTTTCTTCAATTGTTTCTAATGATAAAAAAGTAAAAGAAATTAATGATCCAATAAAACAAGAAAATATATATCAGAACAAAAATTCTACACAAACCGCAATAAGAGAAGAAACAAACAAAGAAAAAAATGGTGAAATAACAAAAGATGAAACTGTTTTTTCTAAACCTTCAAATGACGAAAATTCCTTACTTAATACCCTGGATGAAAATGAAACACAAAATACTGATTCAATCGTAAATGCTCAAGTTTCAAATGATTCATTTGTAATGGCTAATAGTCAATCTGTAGAAATAACAAATACTAAAAAGAACAAAAAAACAAAAAAACGTCCTGTTACTGTAGCACTAATAACCATTTTTTTAATTATTATAATTTTAGGATTAACTGCTCTAACTTGCTTCTTACTTCACTATTTTAATGTAGTAGACTTTAATCCAATATTAGAAAAAATGAAACTTAAATAA
- a CDS encoding LppA-related lipoprotein, whose protein sequence is MKKLRFLLPTLYPFALFSVSCVQQQAKNNSEDKKNDVINKENNDSIRDTSKEKDTIKTGNSAETEEPAQQEKNNEQSQSIDNQKQSSSQNSDSNLFNDLNSIEKNITISIPFYKNKDAKSSWAVLKNNINELIPLLGLNQDINSKYSIEYANDNNPNVDNNAGKIINIGVKFSHNNQSQVLYFNLNGFYLQKNNLPKNNKNDYLKAKVDLPMSVKGLYPSLIAHMLLYAEDPNKYNQKQVNSSGKYLINFEQLQNKNNDLFYEQVASLNISLKEAFFEYNENFNNKYMTKVVATKFNDIEGTLGIKIQITNTEDGPRNEPELAIEFEFNGLRKIDLNNGNNNVIGFNILPTDLVNLINKKDPIKKVIKDNYNSLNQPIDLIRNLDDFNYKSLINELNKIMNVSILDNELNTYRFTKGSEKISSFEGLQQKFGLYPFYTRFNDVIKNVRLEITQEDENKNAQIYFDVELPIFMQSSYTDLSDNEATGKSITINVKSKFNLNKINNIT, encoded by the coding sequence ATGAAAAAATTAAGATTTTTATTGCCGACATTATATCCTTTTGCCTTATTTTCAGTTTCTTGTGTTCAACAACAAGCTAAAAATAATTCAGAAGATAAGAAAAATGATGTTATAAATAAAGAAAATAATGACTCGATAAGAGACACATCAAAAGAAAAGGATACAATAAAAACAGGCAATAGTGCAGAAACAGAAGAACCTGCGCAACAAGAAAAAAATAATGAACAAAGTCAATCAATAGATAATCAAAAACAGTCTAGTTCTCAAAATTCAGATTCAAATCTGTTTAATGATTTAAACTCTATTGAGAAAAACATAACAATTTCAATTCCTTTTTATAAGAATAAAGATGCAAAAAGTTCTTGAGCAGTGCTTAAAAATAACATAAACGAATTAATTCCTTTATTAGGTTTAAATCAGGACATTAATTCAAAATATAGTATCGAATATGCTAATGATAATAATCCAAATGTTGATAATAATGCTGGTAAAATTATAAATATTGGCGTTAAGTTTTCACATAATAATCAAAGTCAAGTATTGTATTTTAATTTAAATGGCTTTTATTTACAAAAAAATAATTTACCAAAAAATAATAAAAATGACTACCTTAAGGCAAAAGTAGATCTTCCAATGTCTGTAAAGGGCTTATATCCTTCATTAATTGCTCATATGTTATTGTATGCAGAAGATCCAAATAAGTACAATCAAAAACAAGTTAACTCTAGTGGTAAATATTTAATAAATTTTGAACAACTTCAAAATAAAAATAATGATTTATTTTATGAGCAAGTAGCTTCATTAAATATTTCACTTAAGGAAGCATTTTTTGAATATAATGAAAATTTCAACAATAAATACATGACAAAAGTTGTTGCAACAAAATTTAATGATATTGAAGGCACGCTTGGTATAAAAATTCAAATAACAAACACAGAAGATGGTCCACGAAACGAACCTGAATTAGCTATTGAATTTGAATTTAATGGTTTAAGAAAAATTGATCTAAATAATGGTAATAATAATGTTATTGGTTTTAACATTTTGCCAACTGATTTAGTAAATTTAATAAACAAAAAAGATCCTATTAAAAAAGTAATTAAAGATAATTATAATAGTCTAAACCAACCAATAGATTTAATTAGAAATTTGGATGATTTTAACTATAAATCACTAATAAATGAATTAAATAAAATCATGAATGTAAGTATCTTAGACAACGAATTAAATACTTATCGTTTTACTAAAGGTAGTGAAAAAATCAGTTCTTTTGAAGGTTTACAACAAAAATTTGGTTTATATCCTTTTTACACACGCTTTAATGATGTTATTAAAAATGTACGTTTAGAAATAACACAAGAAGATGAAAATAAAAATGCACAAATATATTTTGACGTTGAATTACCTATATTTATGCAAAGTTCATACACAGATTTATCTGATAATGAAGCTACAGGTAAGTCAATTACAATAAATGTAAAATCAAAATTTAACTTAAATAAGATTAATAATATAACCTAA
- a CDS encoding DUF3800 domain-containing protein — protein MDIYVYSDESGVFGKKHNDFFVFAGFIFIGKKSKDEKSRMYKKAEDSLKKIESIKPDQEVKASKISIKGKNKLFRSLNNFYKFGIVITQKELLDQIFTNKKDKQRYLDFAYKIAVKRAFQQLIRKKIIFSDEVENIHFFIDEHTTATNGRYELKEALESEFKRGTYNANWNKYHEPIFYSLKDVKLEFCNSKSKLLVRASDIIANKIFYLVNNNKFEEISRINNLFFCKLP, from the coding sequence GTGGATATTTACGTTTATTCCGATGAATCAGGAGTTTTTGGCAAAAAACATAACGATTTCTTTGTATTTGCCGGTTTTATATTCATAGGTAAAAAGAGTAAAGACGAGAAATCAAGAATGTATAAAAAAGCTGAAGATTCACTTAAAAAAATTGAGTCAATTAAACCTGATCAAGAAGTAAAAGCTTCTAAGATATCAATAAAAGGCAAGAATAAGCTTTTTCGTTCGCTTAATAATTTCTACAAATTTGGCATTGTCATAACACAAAAAGAATTACTAGATCAAATATTCACTAATAAAAAAGATAAACAAAGATATCTTGATTTTGCATATAAAATTGCTGTTAAAAGAGCTTTCCAGCAGTTAATTAGAAAAAAGATAATTTTTTCTGATGAAGTAGAAAATATTCATTTTTTTATCGACGAACATACAACAGCTACAAATGGACGATATGAACTAAAAGAAGCTCTTGAAAGTGAATTCAAACGGGGTACTTACAATGCCAATTGGAATAAGTATCATGAACCAATTTTTTATTCTTTAAAAGATGTAAAACTAGAATTTTGCAACTCAAAATCTAAATTGCTAGTAAGAGCTTCTGATATAATAGCAAACAAGATTTTCTATCTTGTAAACAATAATAAATTTGAAGAAATAAGTAGAATAAATAACTTATTTTTTTGTAAATTGCCATAA
- a CDS encoding DEAD/DEAH box helicase family protein produces MILSNTQEQAVSELIKRYNDFLNSDEDQDKKVVYFKAPTGSGKTFMMANFIHRMIENNRNDGSPHKLVFIIATLSSADLPYQMAQNLLDYKHDLQANYQVIRVDSPSSSATQNKRDYDPQLHADVDNVFIFGKSSFGKNRILTEHGIFDAFLDQIKNENYRLIYIRDEAHYGSNESKIKKDANVEKFETKVSNVASYIVKMTATPDNNQNLVSIDEKEFENDNIKLIKNNLVFNESINDIDIDKIDDIQILEIACEKFREVKLKYAQNIKEALNVRPAMLIQVNSEKKEQSEEFQNYINDLIKILEKHNLSWIKYFSNDKITSNKLIDSDSKVSLKEISRNGSNYDVILFKIGPATGWNIPRACMLVQLRNVASKVLSIQTIGRIRRVPIPMEKINFDENSIANSYFIYSNHQEVTKSRVEYQLNEQYKNTKFVYGKINTDVIKKQLNRKEYADQIIRNIFDKNRFLEQQQKYFEDYKKYQFLDGKTSIYGDKVKIDTKITNSIELELFVKGQLKNLRKYLPNELLNNMHQLTLDEQSGEHLIDKNMFYYIIIKKYLANIKQIYNNCLEKLDSFSKENRIYQIKESKNLPDKSFVTISENNKDNNITFKNPNKIKYAYIPIDSDENKYYFDSKSEIAFVKGIRDFLNRNDNNNVRLWTKNPLLSNISFEYFDNNSDILSSYPDFIFEIDKHNNVKHYLYIEVKSINDYNPDKTIKLIESYKKYINDWKQSDEYKLFDNVSNTEFSIAVCFVKSDNNDENYYLIGASSNKEFNKKINIEIPLDFQRDIVSNPNKYNSYDNASFFIEDILKR; encoded by the coding sequence ATGATTTTATCAAATACTCAAGAACAAGCTGTTAGTGAATTAATCAAGCGTTATAATGATTTTCTAAATAGTGATGAAGACCAAGACAAAAAAGTTGTTTATTTTAAAGCGCCTACTGGTAGTGGTAAAACCTTTATGATGGCTAATTTTATTCATCGAATGATTGAAAATAACCGCAATGATGGCTCACCACATAAATTAGTTTTTATTATTGCTACTCTTTCATCAGCAGATTTGCCTTATCAGATGGCACAAAACTTACTTGATTATAAACATGATTTGCAAGCGAATTATCAAGTTATAAGAGTAGATTCGCCTAGTTCAAGTGCAACTCAAAATAAAAGAGATTATGATCCACAATTACATGCTGATGTTGATAATGTATTTATATTTGGTAAATCATCATTTGGTAAAAATAGAATTTTAACTGAACATGGAATATTTGATGCTTTTTTAGACCAAATAAAAAACGAAAATTACCGCTTAATATACATTAGAGATGAAGCACATTATGGCTCAAATGAATCAAAAATTAAAAAAGATGCAAATGTTGAAAAATTTGAAACAAAAGTAAGTAATGTTGCAAGCTACATTGTTAAAATGACTGCTACTCCTGACAATAATCAAAATCTAGTTTCTATTGATGAAAAAGAATTTGAAAATGACAATATTAAATTAATTAAAAACAATCTAGTTTTCAATGAATCAATTAATGATATAGATATTGATAAAATTGATGATATTCAAATTCTTGAAATAGCTTGTGAAAAATTTAGAGAAGTAAAACTTAAATATGCTCAAAACATTAAAGAAGCACTAAATGTGCGTCCAGCAATGCTTATTCAAGTTAACAGTGAAAAGAAAGAACAAAGTGAAGAATTTCAAAATTATATTAATGATTTAATTAAGATACTTGAAAAACACAACTTAAGTTGAATTAAATATTTCTCAAACGACAAAATTACTTCCAATAAATTAATTGATAGCGATTCTAAAGTGTCGCTTAAAGAAATATCACGTAATGGTTCAAATTACGATGTAATTTTATTTAAAATAGGACCAGCAACTGGTTGAAACATCCCAAGAGCTTGTATGCTTGTGCAATTAAGGAATGTTGCATCAAAAGTTTTATCAATTCAAACTATTGGTCGAATTCGTCGTGTGCCTATCCCTATGGAAAAAATTAACTTTGATGAAAATTCAATTGCTAACTCATATTTTATTTATTCAAATCATCAAGAAGTAACTAAATCAAGAGTTGAATATCAACTAAATGAACAATACAAAAATACTAAATTTGTTTATGGAAAAATAAATACTGATGTAATTAAAAAACAATTAAATCGTAAGGAATATGCTGACCAAATTATTCGTAATATTTTTGATAAAAATCGCTTTTTAGAACAACAACAAAAATATTTTGAAGACTATAAAAAATACCAATTTTTAGATGGCAAAACTTCAATTTATGGTGATAAAGTAAAAATTGACACTAAAATAACCAATTCAATTGAGCTTGAATTGTTTGTTAAAGGTCAGTTAAAAAATTTAAGAAAATATTTGCCTAATGAATTATTAAATAATATGCATCAATTAACACTTGATGAACAAAGCGGTGAACATTTAATTGATAAAAATATGTTTTATTACATAATTATTAAAAAATATTTAGCTAATATTAAACAAATTTATAATAATTGTTTAGAAAAGCTGGATAGTTTTTCTAAAGAAAATAGAATTTACCAAATTAAAGAAAGCAAAAATTTACCCGATAAAAGTTTTGTAACTATTTCCGAAAATAATAAAGATAACAATATTACTTTTAAAAACCCAAATAAAATCAAATATGCTTATATTCCAATTGATTCCGATGAAAATAAATATTATTTTGATTCTAAGTCTGAAATTGCTTTTGTAAAAGGCATAAGAGATTTTTTGAATCGTAATGATAACAATAATGTTCGATTATGAACTAAAAATCCACTGTTAAGCAATATATCATTTGAATATTTTGATAATAATTCAGATATTCTAAGTTCATACCCTGATTTTATCTTTGAAATAGATAAGCATAATAACGTCAAACATTATTTATATATTGAAGTTAAGAGCATTAATGACTATAACCCAGATAAAACGATTAAACTTATTGAATCTTATAAAAAATATATAAACGATTGAAAACAAAGTGATGAATATAAACTTTTTGATAATGTATCAAATACTGAATTTAGCATTGCAGTTTGCTTTGTTAAAAGCGACAATAATGATGAAAATTATTATTTAATTGGTGCTAGCTCAAATAAGGAATTTAACAAAAAAATTAACATTGAAATACCACTAGACTTTCAAAGAGATATTGTAAGTAATCCAAATAAATATAATTCTTATGATAATGCTAGTTTCTTCATTGAAGATATATTAAAAAGGTAA
- a CDS encoding site-specific DNA-methyltransferase, with amino-acid sequence MIYIDPPYNTDKSSKEGNQFYSEKDDIKASKFIYRDKFSRNGWLNMMNERLKMARSLLKDDGVIFVSIDDNEQAYLKVLMDEIFGEENFVANLAWIKKRGPGGNTTFNYKIVKNTEYILLYAKNINNKIFNYIKHDAEKLDKLRYKFKDEYFEQRGYYKLTDLHRPSSTGSFKYSPTLDYEIKAPDGSLFKLYSNIIKPRSACYTWGYKAYKKGDELGFIECEKNTEGYWVAKRKQYQFVKFNPKTLKIEKIEAGQPYENIIDYENIIDNIYSHEGGTEITNILGNKNAFDFPKPQNLLKYLINMVCDNKNARILDFFAGSGTTAHAVLELNREDGGNRSFTIITNDENNIGTNICYERIYRINNGIGTKGEKFDWSIKNQPFKANLNVFKTQYFDTSITSKQNDLIKKTYLQMLKDFNIKEINENNIDEQNILVSLTALKPVKKGE; translated from the coding sequence ATTATCTATATTGACCCTCCATACAATACAGATAAATCAAGTAAAGAAGGCAATCAATTTTATAGTGAAAAAGATGATATAAAAGCATCTAAATTTATTTATCGCGATAAATTTAGTCGCAATGGCTGACTAAATATGATGAATGAGCGACTAAAAATGGCTCGCTCGCTATTAAAAGATGATGGCGTTATCTTTGTTTCAATTGATGACAATGAACAAGCTTATCTAAAAGTCTTAATGGACGAAATTTTTGGCGAAGAAAACTTTGTAGCTAATTTAGCATGGATTAAAAAAAGAGGTCCTGGCGGCAACACAACATTTAATTATAAAATTGTCAAAAACACTGAATATATATTGCTTTATGCCAAAAATATTAATAATAAAATATTTAACTACATTAAACATGATGCCGAAAAATTAGACAAATTACGTTACAAATTTAAAGATGAATATTTTGAACAAAGAGGATATTATAAACTGACAGATTTACACCGTCCTTCATCAACAGGTAGTTTTAAATATTCACCAACACTAGACTATGAAATTAAGGCACCAGATGGTTCGTTATTTAAGTTATATTCCAATATTATCAAACCTCGTTCAGCCTGTTATACTTGAGGTTATAAAGCCTATAAAAAAGGTGATGAGTTAGGTTTTATTGAATGTGAAAAAAATACTGAAGGCTACTGAGTTGCTAAAAGAAAACAATATCAATTTGTCAAATTCAACCCCAAAACACTCAAAATAGAAAAAATTGAAGCCGGTCAACCTTATGAAAATATTATTGATTATGAAAATATTATTGATAATATTTACTCACACGAAGGTGGAACAGAAATTACCAATATACTAGGTAATAAAAATGCTTTTGATTTTCCCAAACCACAAAACTTACTTAAATATTTAATTAATATGGTTTGCGATAACAAAAATGCTCGCATTTTAGACTTTTTTGCTGGCTCTGGCACTACAGCACATGCTGTTTTAGAACTTAACCGTGAAGATGGCGGAAATAGAAGTTTTACAATTATAACTAATGATGAAAACAACATTGGTACAAATATTTGTTATGAAAGAATTTACCGAATCAACAATGGAATAGGCACAAAAGGCGAAAAATTTGATTGAAGTATTAAAAATCAACCTTTTAAAGCCAATCTAAATGTATTTAAAACTCAGTATTTTGACACATCAATCACAAGTAAGCAAAATGATTTAATTAAAAAAACTTATTTACAGATGCTAAAAGATTTTAATATTAAAGAAATTAATGAAAATAATATTGATGAACAAAATATTCTTGTATCTTTAACAGCGCTTAAACCAGTTAAAAAAGGAGAATAA
- a CDS encoding type III restriction endonuclease subunit M yields the protein MTKSLKSLEEYKKDIENMSKSLLNTDQKNLIIEILENAKEENLDNIFQLLIQKVKIGFTFDAAPSVDATQVALLTKDKKMSFVNDYLKEQNNNLIIGENYDVLKNLIVLERERERERERGAKR from the coding sequence ATGACTAAGAGTTTAAAAAGCTTAGAAGAATACAAAAAAGACATAGAAAATATGTCAAAAAGCTTGCTAAATACAGATCAAAAAAACTTAATTATTGAAATTTTAGAAAATGCCAAGGAAGAAAATTTGGATAATATATTTCAACTTTTAATCCAAAAAGTTAAAATTGGCTTTACTTTTGATGCAGCGCCTAGTGTTGACGCAACACAAGTTGCTTTATTAACAAAAGACAAAAAAATGTCTTTTGTTAATGATTATTTAAAAGAACAAAACAATAATTTAATCATTGGTGAAAACTATGATGTTCTTAAGAATTTAATAGTTCTAGAGAGAGAGAGAGAGAGAGAGAGAGAGCGGGGCGCTAAGCGCTAA
- a CDS encoding MAG6410 family transglutaminase-related lipoprotein produces MKKIRFLLPTLYSFVLFSVSCVKQEAENKTKDKQNDSLIISNVLKETDTIKTGNSAEAKKPAQQEKKKEQSQSIDNQEQSSSQNSDLNPFNDLNSIEKNITISISSYKNKDANSSWAVLKNNISELIPLLGLNQDIKSKYSIRYAANNNPDVDNNAGTIKNISVKFSHNNQSSVLYFNLNGFYLQNKSLPKNNKNNHKLSKINYPSQKSESFEERKLDNNKIQEMILSTKNTTPNFYSHIDYQITNVNKPLNSVSKTDNKIKLELLDKNQKPVSGVKWFLRTYYPQDAVYSAGQGLEDALVKLDEDGTVTAKEHTGENKSAEIWAEYKGYLFRRDIMILNKTHSDYDVQEEEAREKAIEVAKDWHNLSNYQKALKAYDWITKNIAYQERGPRVDQTAYSAIIEKRTVCTGYTLAFKMFMDILGVPCSTIQGNVRDPNFADDKHIWNLVELDDGWYHVDATWGIDRNKLGNNNYYYFLIGNDDISLNRDFIKPSEKIMGKKYLFSKIDNYISDLKQAQKVIEIAKLERPDDEGIVLQTDLKFNDSRKLTDLVSKSIDEQGYLKGGPYINEYMNMRKYSYLSLDKISAKNKTNIDLMLSAEPNGKFIKIDNLDNIELSIENIDVKGAFIKDVVKKDSSYFVSLINFDNTGDCIVAIRVFKDGYKFKLNQDKFKFVVQKHSKPEAYLETYNSDSGILKGIDNSMQYRIFGTEWKDVNSNEILLKGIGTKQILVRRKATADKEASDIQFIYPKKQKDINFIVKAYNNEIIGVDQTMQYRLKDSNDWININTLRLKNLSDGIYEIRVKPQINVLASDYQEVKISRN; encoded by the coding sequence ATGAAAAAAATAAGATTTTTGTTGCCAACATTATATTCTTTTGTTTTATTTTCAGTTTCTTGTGTTAAGCAGGAAGCTGAAAATAAAACAAAAGATAAGCAAAATGATTCCCTCATAATTAGTAATGTTTTAAAAGAAACAGATACAATAAAAACAGGCAATAGTGCAGAAGCAAAAAAACCTGCGCAACAAGAAAAAAAGAAAGAACAAAGTCAATCAATAGATAATCAAGAACAGTCGAGTTCTCAAAATTCAGATTTAAATCCTTTTAATGATTTAAACTCTATTGAGAAAAACATAACAATTTCAATTTCTTCTTATAAGAATAAAGATGCAAATAGTTCTTGAGCAGTGCTTAAAAATAATATAAGTGAATTAATTCCTTTATTAGGTTTAAATCAGGACATTAAGTCAAAATATAGCATCAGATATGCTGCTAATAATAATCCAGATGTTGATAATAATGCCGGGACAATTAAAAATATTAGCGTTAAATTTTCACATAATAACCAAAGCAGCGTATTGTATTTTAATTTAAATGGCTTTTATTTACAAAATAAAAGCTTGCCAAAAAATAATAAAAATAATCATAAATTAAGTAAAATTAACTACCCAAGTCAGAAAAGTGAATCTTTTGAAGAGAGAAAACTTGATAATAACAAAATCCAAGAAATGATTTTAAGTACCAAAAATACGACTCCCAACTTTTATTCGCACATTGATTATCAAATTACAAATGTTAACAAACCTTTAAATTCTGTGTCAAAAACTGACAATAAAATAAAACTTGAACTTCTTGATAAAAATCAAAAACCTGTATCTGGTGTAAAATGATTTTTGCGAACTTATTATCCACAAGACGCAGTTTATAGTGCTGGTCAAGGGCTTGAAGATGCATTAGTTAAGTTAGATGAAGACGGAACAGTAACTGCAAAAGAGCATACTGGAGAAAATAAATCTGCAGAAATATGAGCTGAATATAAAGGTTATTTATTTCGTAGAGACATTATGATATTAAATAAAACCCACTCAGATTATGATGTTCAAGAAGAAGAGGCAAGAGAAAAAGCTATTGAAGTTGCTAAGGATTGACACAATTTATCAAACTATCAAAAAGCTCTTAAAGCATATGATTGAATAACTAAAAATATTGCTTATCAAGAGAGAGGACCTAGAGTTGATCAAACTGCGTATTCAGCAATCATAGAAAAAAGAACAGTATGTACGGGTTACACATTAGCATTTAAAATGTTTATGGATATTCTTGGGGTTCCTTGCTCAACTATCCAAGGCAATGTAAGAGATCCAAATTTCGCAGATGATAAGCATATTTGAAACTTAGTTGAACTTGATGATGGTTGATATCATGTGGATGCGACTTGAGGCATTGACAGAAATAAATTGGGCAATAATAACTACTATTACTTTTTAATAGGTAATGATGACATTAGTCTAAATAGAGATTTTATTAAACCTAGTGAAAAAATTATGGGTAAAAAATATCTTTTTTCAAAAATAGATAATTATATTAGTGACCTTAAACAAGCACAAAAAGTAATTGAAATAGCTAAATTAGAAAGACCGGATGATGAGGGGATAGTTCTACAAACCGACTTAAAATTTAACGATTCTAGAAAACTTACCGACCTTGTGTCTAAAAGCATTGATGAACAAGGATATTTAAAAGGCGGCCCATATATAAATGAATATATGAACATGAGAAAGTATTCATATTTATCTTTAGATAAAATTTCAGCTAAAAATAAAACAAATATTGATTTAATGCTATCTGCGGAGCCAAACGGTAAGTTTATTAAAATTGATAACTTAGACAACATTGAATTATCTATTGAAAATATTGATGTAAAAGGTGCTTTTATTAAAGATGTAGTAAAAAAAGACTCTTCATATTTTGTTAGTTTAATTAATTTTGATAATACAGGGGATTGCATAGTAGCAATTAGAGTTTTTAAAGATGGCTACAAATTTAAATTAAATCAAGACAAGTTCAAATTTGTTGTCCAAAAACACAGTAAACCAGAAGCATATTTAGAAACATATAATAGTGATTCAGGTATACTGAAGGGCATTGACAATTCAATGCAGTATCGCATTTTTGGTACTGAGTGAAAAGATGTAAACTCAAACGAAATTTTGTTAAAAGGCATTGGAACCAAACAAATCTTAGTTAGAAGAAAAGCAACTGCTGATAAAGAAGCTTCTGATATTCAATTCATTTATCCTAAAAAGCAAAAAGATATTAATTTTATTGTTAAAGCTTACAATAATGAAATTATTGGAGTTGACCAAACTATGCAATATCGTCTTAAAGATTCTAACGATTGGATTAACATAAATACTTTAAGATTAAAAAATCTTTCAGATGGCATTTATGAAATTAGAGTTAAGCCCCAAATAAATGTTTTAGCTTCTGATTATCAAGAAGTAAAAATATCACGCAATTAG